The sequence CTTTTTGATTCAGTTAAATTTGAAAAACATTATTTACCAAATGGTTTAGCTGAAGATTCTGAAGCTGAATGTGCACGTTATGATAAAGTATTAGATGAAAACCCACTTGATTGGCAATTATTAGGTATCGGTGGAAACGGTCATATTGGTTTTAACGAACCAGGAGCTTCTTTTGAAGGAACAACACAACGTGTTAAATTAACAGAAGCAACATTAGAAGCAAATGCTCGCTTTTTCGATTCAATCGATGAAGTGCCAACAGAAGCTTACTCAATGGGAATTGGTTCAATTTTGAAAAGTAAGAAAATTGTTTTATTAGCTTTTGGTGAAGAAAAAGCAGCAGCAATTAAAGCGATGATTGAAGGACCAGTAACGAATGAAGTGCCTGCAACAGCATTGCAAAGCCACGATAACGTTATGGTGTTCTTAGACGAAGCAGCTGCAAGTTTGTTGTCGAAGTAATACATACTAAATAATAATAAGTGACATCCTGATAAATTTTATTGGGGTGTTTTTTTTGTTCAATTAAAGTGCTTTAAATTAGTTTTTTTCAAAGCGCGAATCATTGAAAGGGTAAAAGTAAATATGCTAGTATAGAAAAGAAATAACAATTGTAACTGAAAAAGGGGGCTAGCAGATGAGAGTGCTTTATGATACACCAACGGCAACAGAGTTTGTTGGTTTAAGGGTAGCGGCAGGTTTATCACCACGTAAAATAGAACATGCTGAAATAGGGCTAGCAAATAGTATTTTCACGGCAACGATTCGTTCGGATGACAATGAATTGATTGCAATGGGGCGTATTATCGGTGACGGCGGTTGTAATTTCCAAGTGGTGGATATTGCAGTGCGACCAGATCATCAAGGTAAAGGACTAGGAAAGAAAATTATGGAACATATTACTACATATATTGAGACGGCAATATTTGAAGACAGTTATGTGAGTTTGATTGCCGATGGCGAAGCGCATAAATTGTATGCGCAGTATCGTTTTGAACCGGTTGGTCCAAGTGGCCGTGGAATGTATTATGAACGTCAAAAAAAGTAGATGATGGATGTTTCATCGTCTTTTTTTATGCAAAAAAAGAAACTAGAAATTATTCTAGTTTCAAATTGTAGACAAAGTCTCGAAAAACTACTTTTTTATTTTAAGCTGATTTAAAGAACTTTGACTACGATATGAGCAGGCTGATTAGAAATGCTGTTATCGTAGGAACGACGAGTGAATGATGGTGCGCGTACTAATTGCACATAATCCAGATTGAGTAAGGAGTGACGACCTGGAATAGCGTTTATCTTCAGCCTCAAGCTCTAATAATTTCTAGTTTCTTATCAATTATTAGAGCTTTCCAGTAATAAATTGTGCTTCTCCATGGCCGAAACTCCAATCGACGTCGGTGTTTTCAACCATTGAGAACATCACATCGTCTTTTGAAATACCGCATTCTGCTTCTAGTCTTTCAGTAACTAATTGATAAAGTTTTTGTTTCTTTTCGGGTGTGCGTTTATTGCTAATAATCGTTATTAAAACAAAGTTTTTTGAACGTGTGAAGCCTAAACCTGTGTCATGAATAACCATTTCAGCAGGTTTATGTTGGTTAACAACTTGGTAACGATCTAGCTCAGGTACTTCAAGTGCTTCAACCATCGCTACATGAGTGACATCTAACAGCTGACGGAGTTGTTCGTCAGTACGACCTTCTAATACATCAAATTTAAATAATGGCATGTTATATCCTCCTGGTTTCAGTAATATTTGTATCGATAACATCGATATGATGGGTGTGACAGAATTGTTGGTATTCCGCAGTAAGTCTTTGATCAGTAATAATACCATCGATTTGTTCAAGAGCGGCATAAGTTAAGAGTGTAGATTTATCAAATTTTGAATGATCTACTAATAAGTATATGTTCGTTGCTCGGGCAACGACATTGCGTTTAATGTCATATTCCATTAAATCGGAATTAGTTAAGCCGTTCTCGATTGAAACAGCACTTGCAGCCATAAACGCTTTTGAAATATTATATTTGCCGATGATACTTTCGATGTTTAGCCCCACAAATGAGCGTGTTTCGGGTTTATATGTGTTGCCGACTAACAGTAAGCGGATGTTTTCAAAAGCCGATGCTGAATTGATAATATCTAAACTGTTTGTCAAAATGGTGATATTGATATTTGGTGGCAATTGATCAATGATACCAACGGTAGTCGTGCCGGAATCGATGAAGATAAAATCATCATCTTCTATTAAAGTGGCTGCTGCTGCTGCGATATGATGTTTTGTTGTCTGGTTTGTAATGTGGCGATGTTCAAATGCAACGAGCTCGCTATTAACTAATGATTTAACACCGCCATATACTTTTTCAACCTTACCATTTTCGATAATGAGATTAATATCTCTTCGAATCGTATTTTTAGAGACATCAAAATGTTCACAGAGTTCATCGAGCGAAACAGAACCTTTTAACTCGATGTAATTTTCGATTTCTATTAATCGCTTGGCCTTCATTTGCTATCCTCCTTAGTGATTCGC comes from Brochothrix thermosphacta DSM 20171 = FSL F6-1036 and encodes:
- a CDS encoding glucosamine-6-phosphate deaminase; protein product: MKIFVSKTKAEASKEAYEVFANDISKGDIKTIGLATGSTPLDFYKYAREAQPNCENITTVNLDEYVGLAPDHDQSYNYFMHENLFDSVKFEKHYLPNGLAEDSEAECARYDKVLDENPLDWQLLGIGGNGHIGFNEPGASFEGTTQRVKLTEATLEANARFFDSIDEVPTEAYSMGIGSILKSKKIVLLAFGEEKAAAIKAMIEGPVTNEVPATALQSHDNVMVFLDEAAASLLSK
- a CDS encoding DeoR/GlpR family DNA-binding transcription regulator; the encoded protein is MKAKRLIEIENYIELKGSVSLDELCEHFDVSKNTIRRDINLIIENGKVEKVYGGVKSLVNSELVAFEHRHITNQTTKHHIAAAAATLIEDDDFIFIDSGTTTVGIIDQLPPNINITILTNSLDIINSASAFENIRLLLVGNTYKPETRSFVGLNIESIIGKYNISKAFMAASAVSIENGLTNSDLMEYDIKRNVVARATNIYLLVDHSKFDKSTLLTYAALEQIDGIITDQRLTAEYQQFCHTHHIDVIDTNITETRRI
- a CDS encoding tautomerase family protein, with the protein product MPLFKFDVLEGRTDEQLRQLLDVTHVAMVEALEVPELDRYQVVNQHKPAEMVIHDTGLGFTRSKNFVLITIISNKRTPEKKQKLYQLVTERLEAECGISKDDVMFSMVENTDVDWSFGHGEAQFITGKL
- a CDS encoding GNAT family N-acetyltransferase, giving the protein MRVLYDTPTATEFVGLRVAAGLSPRKIEHAEIGLANSIFTATIRSDDNELIAMGRIIGDGGCNFQVVDIAVRPDHQGKGLGKKIMEHITTYIETAIFEDSYVSLIADGEAHKLYAQYRFEPVGPSGRGMYYERQKK